DNA sequence from the Sphaeramia orbicularis chromosome 13, fSphaOr1.1, whole genome shotgun sequence genome:
ATAGATTAATTCATTTACCAAATCCAAGGTGGTAATATTCAAATAATTACATTCAGccaaaagaggaagaaaagtaTTAAAAGCggaaaaagaaaagagacagGATTGAGATTTCAGAGGGAGAAGACTGAGTGGGTGTTGGACTGATGCTGATGCTGGATGTGGGTGGGACAGTACATTCATTTTAGGTTAACTACTTCCTCATACCCTGTTAAATCATAgtgtcttctcttcttttgggtGAGTTGTATGGCTTTGCTCTCTGAACTCTCACAAACCTTCTGTGCGTTTCATTTTACACGTGTGCCCAGTGTCACTGTGCACACTGAGATCCCCCGAGGATTGTGGGACGTTTTAATTAAGACCAGCCACAGCAGTGGAGGCTAATGTGGGTTAAACACAGaccgtctctctttctctctctctctctctgtgaagATTACACTATCTAAATGTAGTCCTGCAGCGGTTTTCccactctgtctctgtgtttGCAGGTTTTGTCCTAATATTCACCACTGGGGGCCAGTGGCGTACTGAAAGTGGCTCCTGGGTCCTTCAGCTTTGTTCTAAAATGGTAAGTAGGCTATATGGTGACACGGGTGCCACCGCTAGTTGAATATTCATATGCCCTCCTGCCTTGACACTGTCCAACAGATGTTTTGATGTCTTTTTATAGAGCTGGGTTCTCCCGCTActatcacacacacatattcacacacacacacacacacacatacacacacacacacacacacacacagcgaatCTGGAGCAGTTGTGAGAGCACTTCTCTGTGATAAGTATCCAATGTCAGCACTTGCCTGGAGAGACAAACTAAAACACACTGcccagagacacacagacacacgctcacacacactcacacattacAGTGTGGAACATGTTTCACTCTAAAGACATCTGTGTGACTCAAGGACAGCAGGGTGCTCCTGTGTTTCTGGGCAACAAAATATAAATCACTTTGGGCTGAAACTCTTCTCATCATCAcataattttctttgtttctttgtttgtttctttgtttctttcttttctgtcctttttttccttttttttttttttttttacaaaacagaGTTTTCTGGGACAGCGAACCTCAAAAGATGTCACTTACAAAAAGCTTGTGGCAAAAATGAGCAGCAGGAAGGGAGAGCAGTGAACAGGAAGGGAGGGGGCAGATGGAGTGAAGGGGGAAAAAGacacaagggtgaaaaaaagACAGGAGACAGATACACATCTCCTATTCTTGTTCATCAGGTGGTTTTATAATCGTGGGCTAATTGCCTGTCGGCAAAGGTAGCACTCAGATGTCCTTTTAGTTACGTAATGAGCCCCCTGTGGAGGGAGATGGagtgaaggagaagaaggaggggagAGAAAACATAACGGGAGCAAAGGCAAAGAGGAAAAGGATGCAGACAATGAGGAGTGGGAGGAGAGGGAAATGACAGGACCGAGACAGAAGGGATGGAAAGGGGAGACATTCATCaggctgtctgtgtgtgtcagcggAAAATCCTTCTCTAGTCTTATGAGGACTAAATGTCCTCACAAGGATTGAAAGATAAGGAAATTCACCACTTAGACTTGGGGTTAAGATTAGATTTAGGATGTTTAAAGTTGGATGGATGCTGCCATGGTCCTCAGaagtaaatgaaaataaacacatACATGTGTACGTGAGGGAGAGAACAAGGCAGCTGGGTAAATGAAAAACGTATCATACCAAGGTGCCCGAGCCCACTCTCACATACACATGCACCAACACACACCAtctcacacatgaacacacactgccCGCAGAGAGCGAGGGGACACTCacagagaaagacagaggaaaTGCACAGTGGACACTGCAAGATGATGAATAGAAAGCAGGAGGTTTAGAGGAGGGGGGGCAACAATGGTGCGATCGCGTCACCACACCAGGACAAAAGCACAACCTCGCCTCTCCACTGTTGTTTTTAATGTCACCCAAAAGGACAATGACGCAAATGTGCCGGTGGTAGCTGAAGGTTACAGCATGCAGGATGAGGTGCAACAGGATATTTGTTGCCTCTGACAAACTCATCCTCAGTTGAAAAGGGGAGGATGCTGAGTGACAGCGCAGGTGGAGGATGTGATGATGGTGAGGATGATGGTGAAAAAAAAGGTGACTAATGAAAGGCACAGCATCAATGGTTCCCCCTGAGTTGTCGCTGTCTTTTCCAACTGTCTGTTCTGGTTTGCATGCAGTTTTGAAATCAACTGATTGATCAGtattgtctcattttgttctgtAGATTatgtactttgtttttattttaattccacCAACAGCACCAATAAAACCTCAGCTACAACAAACACTGTTTTAAAGGGAATCGCTGCATTGGAGGGGTTTTGGAATGAATATACTGTACAGTGCAAGCTTGAAGAGCTCGCTGACATCTTGTAATACGTTCGCACTATCacactatcacacacacacacaaatgtcaaACATACAGTCTCGCACATTGAGGCTTTTCTAAACAGGGAATCAACACATAACAAGGAGATAGAGGGACTGAATCTGTGCTTCGATTATTTGTAGAAAATAACTATGCACACCAGGCTTTCTCGCTAATAAACACattcaaatgcacacacacaagcacacacagaaGGGGGTTGAGAAACAAGGGGTGTTATGTGTGCAGGCGGGATGCACTGATGCTCTGGTCCAATGGGATTTCCTGAGTTGTATGAATGACAGTCCCTCTGGGAGAACCTTAACAGGGCTCCTCACGTCACCACGGAGATGGGAGTTTCGGTATGTGGCACATGCCGAAACTCCCATCGATGTTTAGCAAACATCATAGAAAAGAAGGAAAGTATAGAATAAAAGGCAAAGCTTTTCAGGAGTCTGtatgagaggaaaaaagaagagcagaaaagaaaaaaaaaaaaaacaggagctcTTCATGAGGATCATGACAAATGGCAATAACAAACCGTATCACAGTATCCtcttttgaaataaaaaataaaataaaaactttgttcacatttgtattatttttttctcagtaGACTATATCACACAGTGATAACGAAGAAAAGGAGAAATCTACAGCCACGTTAGCTTCGTGCAAAAAACCACATACACTGGCACGCCGCATAGGCAAAGAGATCAAAGCAAGACAACGcatacaaaaatatagaaaatctCCAATGCAACTTATctgttcacagaaaaaaaaaaaaaaaacacttccggCTTTTCACATTACTTCCTGCCGAACACCTATCACCAAAGGGTCACTTCAGGAacattctgtttgtgtttgtcatcactgctgctgctgttgtgtgttatttttttaaGACAACCAAAGGTCTTGTGGCCTCCACAAAGGAATCCACAGAACCCAAAAATATTCAGTAGCTATAGTTGATCATTATGGCAGATGTCCATCATAATGATGTTTGgaataatgtgaacaacaacATGTTTGAGTGATAGAAAACTAGTACATTAAAAGCATATCATTTCTGTCATATCATTTgtgacaaatctttttttttaaactttgttatTTTAAAATACATACTATGTCCTGTCACCTTGAAGACATTCCAGCATTTGCTCATAATTGGTAGTGACAGAGTTAAATAATTTGGCATACTCAGCAAGCCATGCCTCAAAGGATGCTATTTTGTCTCTTGCAAAGGAGAGGGAGGACGGAGGGGAAGGTAAGGGCAGGTCCCAGGATGCAGTGTCAACCTGCCCGCTGGGTGGGGAGATGGGTGGGGTTATACAGAACAGCTGAGATTACAAATCGTGCTCAAGACTGGATCAGCCCATCGATTTCAGCACTTGCAAAACACATGCAAAGATAAGTCAGAGTTTTGGACTCAGTCATTCTGTCTGCCTGTTGGTGGCATCTCATTTTGGAGTAGTTTGTGGCTTTGAGAATAGGCACAGAGCCAAAAACCTGTGAGCGTCACACTGAAACCACAAGTCACTGGGCTTTTCCTCTGCTGTCCCAAGTCCAGCACTCTTGTTTTCACACTGATAAAAAAGATTGTTTGGACGCCTTGAAAGAAAAGAGGATTGATACATCAAATGTGGACAAAGCAGTCACCGGTTAGGAAGTCAAAAGGCTAAGGAGTAAGGCAAAGACAGATGATTTATGCTtaagtcagagaaaaaaaaaatatgcgcAGAGGTTTGAATGTTTTAGACGCCGTAGAGGAGGGGGAAAGTTGTTGCAAAAAACTATAAGCCCTCCAAATAGACACTGAGAACTTGGAAGGAATCAACACTGAGGTGAGAACAGAGGACTCATTGGTTGCTCGTCTCTCccgccctctcctcctcctcctcctcctcctcctcctcttcctcctcctcgtccagAGACACAACCCCAGAGGAGGCCACGTCTGAGACCCTTCTGCGTGGATCATAGTTGGGCGGGTATTCGACGCCGCTGCCCTCTGCTTCCACCTGGCACATGGTGTTTTCATAGTCCTTACAGGGGGTGTCGTCATCCTCACCAGGTGACAGGTACGTCTCAGAGTAAGACATGGAGTAGCATGGAGAGTCCTGACCGCCACAGGACCTGACGCCCCGCCCACCACCACTCCCTCCCCCTCCCAGGCTGTGAAACCCGCAGTCTCCTCCTCCTGGACCGGTATGCCCCACCCTCTGAAGTCGGGACAGCAGCAGCTCCTCCCCTCCTTGTAACGCTGACAGAATCTTTGCAGCGAGCTCGGCTGCATTGCTGTGGGAGTGGGTGCCACGTTGGCCACCCAGGTCACGTAGCAGCGGATGGTGCTCGTCCAGGCTGCACAGGCTGGAGCACAGGGTGTCTGGGGAGCCCGCCGTGGGGGAGGGCTCTCCGCTGCCACCTCCCTCTCCACCTCCCAGGCCTCCTCCACTGTCACAGTAGTGTCCTCGCAGACCCAGATGTTGGCAAAGCTGGCTGTGGATCAGGTCCTTCAAGTAGGGAGGATATGATGGCACATCTAGAGCGAATGACACACAGGAAACAGTGATGAGAGACAAAACATCAGATAAaactttcatatttcttgtagaAAGGCAATTTTCTCTTTCTACTAATTAAGTACATGTTATGTATTTAATGGTAGCTGTTGATTTCTGGCCACTAATGGAgcaacaaagaaacattttggtgAGTGTGTTTGCCGCCACATAAAAGCCATTCTTCATATTAACAGCAATTATCCCTCTAAAGCTAGAGAAGAACATTATCACTCAGGAAAGTACTTGTTGTATGATAGAATACCTAAATCTATAGCCTTATTTCAAGACAAAGGTAATAGTGTTTgtttaatatatgtttttttccccaacattTGGGAAAATAATGTATAAATCTGGTCTCTGTACCCAGACAAATGTAACTGTTTTAAACATAGTTTATTCTTAAAGGAAACGACTGACGTTGCTAAGTCCTATTTTTAGTGTATACTGTATTTTatctatacaataaataaaattattgccTTGCTATGGTTAGCGCTAATTATAGATTCTGACTTTGACAAGTACTTTTACACTTGTCAGTGTTGATCAAACAACTTTATAATACTGGTAGTTTATAAGTTACCATAACTAGAAATAAATTCTCAATACAAGTTATagtagaaaatttaaaaaagtaagaGGACATATCTTgtcagacaaaaaacacaaatacttcCCAAAATTTAAGATAACTTCATCTTAGATTTCACCTTTTACAGCAAAACATGCTTGCAAACAAAACATGTTTAGGGAATGGTCTTGCTCCATAGTAGACTGTGCCCACCACTAGAAACATATTAAAATGATGCAGCTCAAAGTCTGACTGAATCAGATTATCATTGACTGCTTTAACATCACATATACCTGTGTATAAGATATGCTATTCTCTAAAAGGGTGTTACTGTAAAGGAAGAAGCTATAGGTTAATATAAAAGATACAGAATTGAGCTGAATGATATTAACCATGTCAGTGTAATCAAGATGAAAGCCCTGgggtacacacatacatgcaactATGGTCAAACACACTGTGTATGTATTTATAACCTGCTCACACACGTTCTTCACACAGACACAGTCTCTGCAGCAAAGGAAATGATATTAAACTTGCAAGAGGGATATCAAATTGCGCCgaggaacaaaaaaaaatgtcgaCAGAGGATGAAAACTAGGGCACTGGGACAATGAAAGATACACAGGGCGGTGGGGGCGGTGGAGAAAATGAGAGGAAGTGTGTGCAGGGTGGCGATGCTAGGGCACAATGTGAAGAAAATAAATGCGATTTAGCTTTACCATGGCTACAGTGCACcgggctgtgtgtttgtgtacctgtGCTCTGTGTGGTGGGCTCGTTGGCAGGCAGAAAGTCTTCATCATATGAGTCATCATTGGACTCGTCGCCGTCCACAGAGGACCAAGCCCTCAGTTTCGCCTCGGCTATGGCAAACTGCTCCGCCACacctgtgcagacacacacataacacacataaGCTGCACACGTACACAAGTAAATATGAGTTGTCATGGCAACAGGGAAGCACCGTGTTCATTGTCTTTCCATGTCATGTAGCTATATTAGATTGGCAACTCTGTGTGAGAACAAAGTGCACAGCGTAGAATTAGACTGGACAGAGACAGCGTTCCCATTACAGTCAGCATCCAGGCATTTGGCCGGTCCACTTAAGATGGCTGTCACTGAGTATCTGACAGAGTTGTTATGCAGGTTGCATTCCTGGCTGTGCAGAGGAGAAAGCAAAGACAAGATGCTATAAAAAATAAACCAGCATTTCCATTGATGGTCAGTGTGTCAGAGTCCTAATTGACAATgttaaaatatcagtttttctTGATTCCTTAAACACTATGTCCAGTTCTATTAACTAACCGCTAAAAGACAGAAACATGTCCAAAACTCTAAACTCTATCCTCATTTCACACATGACATTTGTTGAAGTTTTGATCCAAAACTGTATAGACAAATCCTTCATTTAATGTCAACATTATGTGCTGATTCTCAGAGCACTGGCATAATTAATGTTAACTCAAGTCACTAAGGATGGATAGAAGAGAAGACCTGCATCAGACTGCATGTTTTGGACCTACAAACACCTGAAGACAAAGAATGGAGAGAAATAACTCCTGATGAGATGTGTGTAGCTCTAGTCAAGCATGCTGTAATGACAGACGCTGGACAAAGACTGGAGTCAAACCTTGGCTTCACAGGAGCCTCTATGATCCAGGATTCCAGAGAGGAACTCAGTAGGTAGTTGACATACGGCTCTGTACTGGAGATGTACAGAACTGGATATATACTATGGGTGAAGTTAATGAGAATTTCCATCTAATCCTGTCCAGATTTCCTCAAATGTATAGTTTAAATTTAACTCTAAACTCTGCTGTATTCTGTGTAGATCTAACATCATGTGTGATGTTGATGAAAATCTCAGTCTGATCCAGACCAGACACAagatactgaagaaaaacaaatgtgatTATTTCCTTGTTCCATTAGTAACAGATAATTATTTTACACTTTGTTCTTTATCAGTTCCatgttttttcaatatatttactttttcacactgttTCAGTTTAAGTTAATTTTACCTCAGTACGTTGAGGAATTCAAAACATTTATGTCTAGTATCTTAAAACCTGCTTTTTTTCATTGTAGTGTTTTGTATTTGACAGAATTTGTCTGATGTTGGAAAGCATATCTGGTTTAAATGTAATTGGTtttgaggtgggggggggggtttgattaAACCTCATATTAAGACATTTGTTCACACATGTTTGTAGAGTTTTGGGAATTGGAGCTTAATTTTTAGTAAGTGTGTATTAACAtttgttaaaaaacaacaacaacaacaacaacaacaacaaaactactATACTTTTATCAAGAAATATTTATTTAAGAATATTTTGGTTAATAAACATCACGATATGCATGCTCATCTTAAATTTGCAGAAACAAACAATGGCAACATTTTATTTTGGTGGCAATGATTGGCTGTGCAAACCTGGTGAATTCTTGGTGATTTTACCTTGCATTCATATGACTGTGTATTTACCTCGATTTCAAAGCAAATGACAAATTTGTGTATTGTTTGGTGGTTCCCATCTTCCAGATCTCTCTTTTTGGATTACACTGTATAGACAGAGCTCTAATCTGATTTCCTCATCAGCTCTTAGTTTACTGGAGATAGAGCTATATCATTTAAATATGTCAGTCAGTAATATAGAATACACATTCCAAAAACAAGTTTAAGGTCATTCAGAAACAGTGTTTCCATTTCACAGTTATTTCAGACTATAAAGCAGCCTGCTCTGTGTTCATTTTAATCATAgaggtctgtgtgtttgtgtctgcctGAGGTGACTCAGCATGTGCCAGAACCATTCAGCCACAAGGTCCAAGTGACCGAATCACCTCCAATCATCATCAGCAGCCGGCCAATCAGGAAACAACACTTCCTCTCTTTTTCCCTTTATCTGCATCCTCTTCATCTATCTGCTTTGTATTCCTCTTTGTTCATCCTTTAGCTCTCATGTCACAggtctttttttctcccattcctCTCTCTCAATAAAATGCTCTATCAACTTCACCAACTTTACTTCTTACCCACCATTCCCTTTTTCTTTAGCGGTGTGAGCTTTCAGCCTTGTCCCTCACTTCTCATTTTGATTTATAGCCCTCTGGCTCCCTCTCTTCTCCCTTGTTCTTGTCATGTCTCTCTATCCCGTGGTCAATGCTCAGTATTCATGCATTGTCTCCCACAGAGAAAGATCGATGATCTCATTCATCTTGCACTGTAGCTGGACCCTGAACTTTCCTCACAAACATTTTCTCATCCTTGAGTGAATGCAATCACGCGTGCTgcatttttgttctattttgaactttttaaaaattcctttaactcatgaagaaTGATGATTCTCACCTACATAAACCTCTTTTATTATATCACCCACATACTgcacaaaaaacaccaaaagaaAAGGATAAATACATTAAGAATGCCTACCAAAAGACACTGTATGacctaaaattaaaaaatgtaggcTGTGTCccagttttaattttattgtttctgcatTTGTGAACAAAAGTACCCTTCACACTCActccaaaacacaaaaatgtgttaataataacTACATTTTGATAACACTTGGAACATCATTAGGCCAGAATGTGTCACTTTGACACTGTACACAtcacttttacttttcatgtAGATGCAtgaaattgttcatatttgtatgtTTGCCTACATTTTATTCTGTGTTGCTTGTTGTATGATCTGATGTACATCTTCTGACCTAAGGAAGATCCAAGTAGGAATGAACCATTGCCATTAAGtatgttaattctcctgtcaatgCCCTTGACAAAGattctgatgaagatctggagatgGTCCCCAAGTGCCTTCGGTGGCAGTTCACTACCCATGCTAGGCACTGTGGCAGTGTATTAGGGTGGGTAAAGTGGAGAGAAACACGGATAATAAAATGGGTTATGAGAACATGTTACATATAAACTTATGTGGTTTGGAATAAGTGCACAAATCTGACTTTTTGTTGATGGATGTTTAAGAGCCACATACTTACCATGATGTGTGTACAACTATTGAAAATCTGATTTACTCCATTAACAGCAAGCCCACCTGCACTATAAGGTTGTGTTATCCCATCTTTCCATTGCTATTTCACACACTCGGTCATACTCACATGATGTACTAACACGATCAGTGACATTCATGCAGTCTGTTCAGTCACCCACACTAACGCCATGGCCAGGCTACAAGGAGACAGTTGCCAAAAATAATGAGAGCAGTCAGCACAACAGGCAGCTCCCTGATGGGCTGGACAACTGGACTCACGCTGGTAATGTGGGCTGAACGGAAATAAAAAGGTCTAATCGAAAGTATTTACCCCCAACCCACTTTACTGTTAGTCATTTACTATTAAACA
Encoded proteins:
- the fam131ab gene encoding protein FAM131A isoform X3: MLPKSRRALTIQEIAALARSSLHGISQVVKDHVTKPTAMAQGRVAHLIEWKGWCKPMETPALESDFNSYSDLTEGEQEARFAAGVAEQFAIAEAKLRAWSSVDGDESNDDSYDEDFLPANEPTTQSTDVPSYPPYLKDLIHSQLCQHLGLRGHYCDSGGGLGGGEGGGSGEPSPTAGSPDTLCSSLCSLDEHHPLLRDLGGQRGTHSHSNAAELAAKILSALQGGEELLLSRLQRVGHTGPGGGDCGFHSLGGGGSGGGRGVRSCGGQDSPCYSMSYSETYLSPGEDDDTPCKDYENTMCQVEAEGSGVEYPPNYDPRRRVSDVASSGVVSLDEEEEEEEEEEEEEERAGETSNQ
- the fam131ab gene encoding protein FAM131A isoform X1 — translated: MRLRKWAVSAPKRQLVNVDDTVEMLPKSRRALTIQEIAALARSSLHGISQVVKDHVTKPTAMAQGRVAHLIEWKGWCKPMETPALESDFNSYSDLTEGEQEARFAAGVAEQFAIAEAKLRAWSSVDGDESNDDSYDEDFLPANEPTTQSTDVPSYPPYLKDLIHSQLCQHLGLRGHYCDSGGGLGGGEGGGSGEPSPTAGSPDTLCSSLCSLDEHHPLLRDLGGQRGTHSHSNAAELAAKILSALQGGEELLLSRLQRVGHTGPGGGDCGFHSLGGGGSGGGRGVRSCGGQDSPCYSMSYSETYLSPGEDDDTPCKDYENTMCQVEAEGSGVEYPPNYDPRRRVSDVASSGVVSLDEEEEEEEEEEEEEERAGETSNQ
- the fam131ab gene encoding protein FAM131A isoform X2 — protein: MVLTVLTQFSCKVNVDDTVEMLPKSRRALTIQEIAALARSSLHGISQVVKDHVTKPTAMAQGRVAHLIEWKGWCKPMETPALESDFNSYSDLTEGEQEARFAAGVAEQFAIAEAKLRAWSSVDGDESNDDSYDEDFLPANEPTTQSTDVPSYPPYLKDLIHSQLCQHLGLRGHYCDSGGGLGGGEGGGSGEPSPTAGSPDTLCSSLCSLDEHHPLLRDLGGQRGTHSHSNAAELAAKILSALQGGEELLLSRLQRVGHTGPGGGDCGFHSLGGGGSGGGRGVRSCGGQDSPCYSMSYSETYLSPGEDDDTPCKDYENTMCQVEAEGSGVEYPPNYDPRRRVSDVASSGVVSLDEEEEEEEEEEEEEERAGETSNQ